A window of the Lactuca sativa cultivar Salinas chromosome 5, Lsat_Salinas_v11, whole genome shotgun sequence genome harbors these coding sequences:
- the LOC111910515 gene encoding uncharacterized protein LOC111910515 gives MGDSGSITVPCQFGNITTTRALTDSGESINTMSYSFFRKLNLPVPKPIHMKIHLADKTIIHPMRVCEDLLIKVDKLVFLIDFIILDMEENLKVPIILGRPFLNTACALIDMHESTLTLRVGDDSVIFKAAEKDKHIESIEDKVSSIDLEDELLEKELTCLHEINPNVHVLPDYVENLLEESKVVKDFVNFENAHLACLETIVLNDEAAQEEDKESLEDKGDTKTWNNDNHKSFIESHIAMSTKSKRTKPRALVFTTFEVFTFKTPDSLICDKSEEEIVPSSDDEMMTEKAIEEDKKRKGNDGA, from the exons ATGGGTGATTCAGGAAGCATCACCGTACCTTGTCAATTTGGGAACATAACGACCACACGAGCATTGACTGATTCAGGGGAAAGTATTAATACTATGTCATATTCCTTCTTCCGAAAGTTAAACCTTCCGGTCCCAAAGCCTATTCATATGAAAATCCATTTGGCCGACAAAACGATAATACATCCAATGAGAGTGTGTGAAGATCTTCTTATCAAAGTTGATAAACTAGTATTTCTTATTGACTTCATAATATTAGACATGGAGGAGAACCTTAAAGTACCAATCATTCTTGGGCGACCGTTCTTGAATACCGCTTGTGCCTTGATAGATATGCATGAATCTACGCTAACATTAAGGGTGGGAGATGATTCGGTGATTTTTAAAGCTGCAGAAAAGGATAAGCACATAGAGTCAATCGAAGATAAAGTTTCCTCAATAGATTTGGAGGATGAATTGTTAGAAAAAGAGCTTACGTGCTTGCATGAAATCAATCCAA ATGTGCACGTTTTGCCTGATTACGTGGAGAATCTTCTTGAGGAAAGCAAAGTTGTTAAAGATTTCGTCAACTTTGAGAATGCACATTTGGCTTGTCTTGAAACAATTGTGCTAAATGATGAGGCAGCCCAAGAAGAAGATAAAGAAAGTTTAGAAGATAAAGGGGATACTAAAACTTGGAATAATGATAACCATAAATCTTTCATTGAATCACATATAGCGATGTCAACCAAAAGCAAAAGAACCAAACCTCGTGCCCTTGTCTTTACTACGTTTGAAGTTTTCACTTTCAAAACACCAGATTCTTTAATATGTGATAAAAGTGAGGAAGAAATTGTGCCTTCAAGTGATGATGAGATGATGACCGAAAAGGCAATTGAGGAAGATAAAAAAAGGAAGGGAAACGATGGGGCGTGA